Proteins encoded within one genomic window of Glycine soja cultivar W05 chromosome 1, ASM419377v2, whole genome shotgun sequence:
- the LOC114415665 gene encoding BAHD acyltransferase DCR-like, which yields MPSSSTTIVSKCVIHPDQKSNMKPLRLSVSDLPMLSCHYIQKGVLLTAPPSSFEDMILSFKHSLSIALSHFPALAGRLETDSHGYVNIVCNDAGVDFIHAKAKHLTLNAVVSPSLVDVHPCFKEEFFAYDMTISYAGHNTPLAAVQVTELADGVFVGCTVNHSVTDGTSFWHFFNTFAAVTKGGSAKKLLRAPDFTRETVFNSAAVLPVPSGGPTVTFDANEPLRERVFHFSREAIQKLKQRANNTVNNKELTEVMGKHVNDGWKVVNGNGNCNGMINGNGRNEISSFQSLSAQLWRAVTRARKFNDPAKTSTFRMAVNCRHRLEPKMDAFYFGNAIQSIPTVATVGDILSRDLRFCADLLHRNVVAHDDATVRRGIEDWESAPRLFPLGNFDGAMITMGSSPRFPMYENDFGWGRPVAIRSGKANKFDGKISAFPGREGNGSVDLEVVLAPATMAGLENDMEFMQYVTQFV from the coding sequence ATGCCTTCTTCTTCCACCACCATAGTCTCCAAATGCGTGATCCACCCCGACCAGAAATCAAACATGAAACCCTTGAGACTCTCTGTTTCTGACCTTCCAATGTTGTCGTGTCACTACATCCAAAAGGGCGTGTTACTAACCGCTCCGCCCTCGTCTTTCGAGGATATGATACTCTCTTTTAAACACTCTCTTTCTATCGCGCTCTCTCACTTTCCGGCTCTTGCGGGAAGGTTAGAGACAGATTCTCATGGTTATGTTAATATTGTCTGTAACGACGCTGGCGTGGATTTTATCCATGCTAAAGCAAAACACCTGACTCTGAACGCCGTCGTTTCACCGTCTCTCGTTGATGTTCACCCTTGCTTCAAGGAGGAGTTTTTCGCTTACGACATGACAATCTCCTACGCCGGCCACAACACCCCCCTCGCCGCCGTCCAGGTGACGGAACTCGCCGACGGCGTCTTCGTCGGCTGCACCGTCAACCACTCCGTCACCGACGGCACCTCGTTCTGGCACTTCTTCAACACGTTCGCCGCCGTCACCAAAGGCGGGTCCGCCAAGAAACTCCTCCGCGCGCCGGACTTCACGAGGGAAACCGTCTTCAACTCCGCCGCCGTCCTCCCCGTCCCCTCCGGCGGCCCCACCGTCACCTTCGACGCCAACGAGCCTCTCCGGGAACGCGTCTTCCACTTCTCCCGCGAAGCCATTCAGAAACTCAAACAACGAGCCAACAACACTGTCAACAACAAGGAACTAACGGAAGTTATGGGAAAACATGTAAATGACGGTTGGAAAGTCGTTAACGGTAACGGTAACTGTAACGGAATGATTAACGGTAACGGAAGAAACGAGATCTCGTCGTTTCAGTCGTTATCTGCTCAGCTCTGGAGAGCGGTGACACGTGCGAGGAAATTCAACGACCCGGCCAAAACGTCGACGTTTCGGATGGCGGTGAATTGCCGCCACCGTCTGGAGCCGAAGATGGACGCGTTCTACTTCGGCAATGCGATTCAGAGCATCCCGACGGTCGCGACCGTCGGAGACATTCTCTCGCGCGATCTGCGCTTCTGCGCAGATCTTCTGCACCGTAACGTCGTCGCTCATGATGACGCTACGGTGCGCCGCGGAATTGAGGACTGGGAGAGTGCGCCAAGGCTGTTTCCTCTCGGAAACTTTGACGGCGCGATGATCACCATGGGAAGCTCTCCGCGGTTTCCCATGTACGAAAACGACTTCGGCTGGGGCAGACCCGTTGCGATTCGGAGTGGGAAAGCGAACAAGTTCGACGGAAAGATCTCCGCGTTTCCGGGGAGAGAGGGAAACGGCAGCGTCGATTTGGAGGTCGTTTTGGCCCCGGCGACCATGGCGGGGCTCGAAAACGACATGGAGTTTATGCAATACGTAACGCAATTCGTTTGA